Proteins encoded together in one Nitratireductor basaltis window:
- a CDS encoding TIM barrel protein produces the protein MNSFQLSACAEMLWPDKPIEWRAARLAERGLGVGLWNWPDHDLARLEKAGANYTIMNGYLVGRLADAEGADMLLASVRETAGIGKRLGVERLNLHGTGLGDGGIPVPNHGAFSPGMELRARDTLNRICDIGEEMGLVFTLENLNPLDHPGCPFGSTAAVLSLVSAVNRPQLRINLDLYHTQIGEGDLIRWCEACLPWIGEVQVADNPGRCEPGTGEINYAGIARALHDMGYAGPVAMEAFAADDSDAAVDAFVDAFTL, from the coding sequence ATGAATTCATTTCAGCTGTCCGCATGCGCGGAAATGCTCTGGCCCGACAAGCCAATCGAATGGCGTGCGGCACGGCTTGCGGAGCGGGGACTGGGCGTGGGTTTGTGGAACTGGCCCGACCACGACCTCGCCCGTCTGGAGAAGGCGGGCGCGAACTACACGATCATGAATGGCTATCTGGTGGGGCGTCTTGCAGACGCCGAAGGTGCGGACATGCTGCTGGCCTCGGTGCGCGAGACCGCCGGGATAGGCAAACGGCTCGGCGTCGAACGACTCAATCTGCACGGAACGGGTTTGGGAGACGGGGGCATTCCCGTCCCGAACCACGGTGCCTTCTCACCGGGTATGGAGTTGCGGGCCCGCGACACGCTCAACCGGATCTGCGACATCGGCGAGGAGATGGGCCTCGTATTCACCCTTGAAAACCTCAATCCGCTGGACCATCCCGGATGTCCGTTCGGGTCGACTGCGGCAGTTCTGTCTCTGGTTTCAGCGGTCAACCGGCCACAGCTGCGCATCAATCTCGATCTCTATCACACGCAGATCGGCGAAGGTGATCTCATCCGCTGGTGTGAAGCCTGTCTTCCCTGGATCGGTGAAGTGCAGGTGGCCGACAATCCCGGCCGATGTGAACCGGGAACCGGCGAGATAAACTATGCGGGCATAGCCCGTGCCCTGCACGATATGGGCTATGCGGGCCCGGTGGCGATGGAGGCGTTCGCCGCAGATGACAGCGATGCTGCCGTGGATGCATTCGTGGATGCATTCACGTTGTGA
- a CDS encoding methyltransferase family protein, which produces MRIPPLALLALCAALAAALASFLPLMHLGVPGWVVLLVAGAGALFLLPAVTSFARHKTTVSPLTPSAATTLVRSGVFAVTRNPMYVGMLIVLLAVVLYLGALSGFAALVLFVVLIDRFQIRFEEKQLLETFGSAYRDYARDVPRWLFFGRGLGEE; this is translated from the coding sequence GTGAGGATTCCTCCACTTGCCTTGCTGGCGCTTTGCGCAGCCCTGGCGGCGGCTCTTGCCAGCTTTCTTCCCCTCATGCATCTTGGTGTGCCGGGCTGGGTGGTGCTCCTGGTGGCGGGGGCGGGAGCGCTTTTCCTTCTGCCTGCCGTGACCAGCTTTGCAAGGCACAAGACAACGGTCTCTCCGCTGACGCCGAGTGCTGCCACGACCCTGGTTCGATCCGGAGTTTTCGCCGTAACGCGCAATCCGATGTATGTGGGGATGCTGATTGTGTTGCTGGCGGTGGTTCTGTATCTGGGCGCACTCAGTGGCTTCGCCGCGCTCGTGCTGTTCGTCGTCCTCATCGATCGATTTCAGATCAGGTTCGAGGAAAAGCAACTTCTGGAGACCTTCGGGAGCGCCTATCGGGACTATGCCCGAGATGTCCCGCGTTGGCTGTTCTTCGGTCGCGGGCTCGGGGAAGAGTGA
- a CDS encoding DUF6596 domain-containing protein, producing MVFTVTPIYALCVSVIYLILWFRVTAMRGGAGISIGDGENRDLLLRVRQHGNCAEWSTFILILMLLAEGMETPDLYLHLTGALQELHSADAEIEGALALMLFTHARRKARINKAGASVPIGEQDRKLWQIAEIEEGERLLTRALQANAIGPFQLKAAIAGAQMQESGADWKQIALLYRQLWQHEPTPVIMLNWCVAVAECGQVEEALQRLEMLHQPLAAFQPFHAARAEFLARLNRKQEARRAYEAAMKSAPHEASRRFLKKRMAQLEPL from the coding sequence ATGGTTTTTACAGTCACACCCATTTATGCGCTGTGCGTCAGCGTGATCTATCTCATCCTCTGGTTTCGCGTCACCGCCATGCGGGGCGGGGCGGGTATCTCCATCGGTGACGGGGAGAACCGGGACCTGCTTCTGCGTGTCCGTCAGCACGGAAACTGCGCGGAGTGGTCGACCTTCATCCTCATCCTGATGCTGCTTGCCGAAGGCATGGAGACCCCTGATCTCTACCTGCACCTGACGGGCGCGCTGCAGGAGTTGCATTCGGCTGATGCGGAGATCGAAGGCGCACTTGCACTGATGCTCTTCACCCACGCGCGCAGAAAAGCCCGCATCAACAAGGCAGGCGCTTCGGTTCCGATTGGTGAACAGGACAGGAAGCTGTGGCAGATCGCCGAGATCGAGGAGGGGGAGCGTCTGCTCACCCGTGCCCTGCAGGCCAACGCAATCGGACCTTTCCAGCTCAAGGCTGCAATTGCAGGGGCCCAGATGCAGGAAAGTGGTGCGGATTGGAAGCAGATCGCGCTGCTCTATCGCCAGCTCTGGCAGCACGAGCCAACACCGGTCATCATGCTCAACTGGTGCGTCGCGGTGGCCGAGTGCGGACAGGTTGAAGAAGCGCTGCAACGGCTGGAAATGTTGCACCAACCGCTTGCCGCGTTCCAACCCTTTCATGCAGCCCGCGCCGAATTTCTGGCGCGGCTCAACCGGAAGCAGGAGGCGCGCCGCGCCTATGAGGCTGCGATGAAAAGCGCACCACACGAGGCGAGCCGACGATTTCTGAAGAAGAGAATGGCGCAACTCGAGCCGCTGTGA
- a CDS encoding response regulator transcription factor, with translation MSEAAPTGDIVLVVDDSPEALGFLTRALEEAGVTVLVATSGEAALTVVQEVTPDVILMDGMMPGLDGFETCRRLKEMAHLAHVPVIFMTALTQTEHVVHALECGGVDFLTKPIDLDELRARMRVHLANARRAQSAQVALDAAGRHLIALGRDGRRRWMTPQADRLIDAVPDRLGLEVAVTEAIRERLVRDTLSTGATILPLPDHLPEFQLIYLGHVAEGEYLFRLIFETSSGQQETLRQHFDLTPREAEVLFWIARGKANRDIAELLELSPRTVNKHLEQIYIKLGVENRASAAVKAMHVLG, from the coding sequence ATGAGTGAAGCCGCCCCCACCGGCGATATTGTTCTGGTTGTCGATGACTCGCCCGAAGCGCTCGGTTTCCTGACCCGCGCGCTGGAAGAGGCGGGTGTGACCGTGCTTGTTGCCACAAGCGGCGAGGCGGCACTCACGGTCGTGCAGGAAGTGACGCCGGATGTCATCCTGATGGACGGGATGATGCCCGGGCTTGACGGTTTCGAAACCTGCCGGCGGCTGAAGGAAATGGCGCATCTGGCCCATGTGCCGGTCATCTTCATGACCGCGCTGACACAGACGGAGCATGTGGTCCATGCGCTTGAGTGCGGGGGAGTGGACTTTCTCACAAAGCCCATCGATCTCGACGAACTGCGCGCGCGGATGCGCGTTCATCTTGCCAATGCAAGGCGCGCGCAAAGCGCTCAGGTCGCGCTTGATGCAGCCGGACGTCATCTAATTGCGCTCGGCCGGGACGGCCGCAGGCGTTGGATGACACCGCAGGCCGATAGACTGATCGACGCGGTGCCTGATCGCTTGGGCCTCGAAGTCGCGGTGACCGAGGCCATTCGGGAGCGCCTTGTCCGCGACACGCTTTCGACCGGCGCGACGATCCTGCCGCTGCCCGATCACCTGCCGGAATTCCAGCTCATCTATCTGGGCCATGTCGCCGAGGGTGAATATCTCTTCCGCCTGATCTTCGAGACCAGCAGCGGCCAGCAGGAGACATTGCGCCAGCATTTCGACCTGACACCGCGCGAGGCGGAAGTCCTGTTCTGGATCGCACGCGGCAAGGCCAATCGTGACATCGCCGAACTGCTGGAACTGAGCCCGCGTACGGTGAACAAGCATCTGGAGCAGATCTACATCAAGCTCGGTGTCGAAAACCGCGCTTCTGCCGCGGTGAAGGCGATGCATGTGCTGGGGTGA
- a CDS encoding metal/formaldehyde-sensitive transcriptional repressor: protein MPNRPEDKKRILTRVRRIKGQCEALERALEEGAPCGGILQQIAAVRGGMNGLMAEVLEAHIRDEFGGERADAHEKIQDLMALVRSYLK from the coding sequence ATGCCCAATCGCCCCGAAGACAAGAAGCGCATCCTGACGCGTGTTCGCCGCATCAAGGGTCAGTGCGAGGCGCTGGAGCGAGCATTGGAAGAGGGCGCCCCATGCGGCGGTATCCTACAGCAGATTGCGGCGGTGCGGGGCGGCATGAACGGACTGATGGCGGAAGTGCTCGAAGCACATATCCGTGACGAGTTCGGTGGCGAGCGCGCTGATGCTCACGAAAAGATCCAGGACCTGATGGCGCTGGTTCGCAGCTATCTGAAATGA
- a CDS encoding S-(hydroxymethyl)glutathione dehydrogenase/class III alcohol dehydrogenase, whose amino-acid sequence MKSRAAVAFAPGKPLEIVEIDVAPPKKGEVLVKITDTGVCHTDAFTLSGEDPEGLFPVVLGHEGAGVVVEVGEGVTSVKPGDHVIPLYTAECGECEFCTSGKTNLCISVRATQGKGVMPDGTSRFSYQGQPLYHYMGCSTFSEYTVVAEVSLAKINPEANHEHVCLLGCGVTTGIGAVHNTAKVQEGDSVAVFGLGGIGLAVIQGARQAKAGRIIAVDTNPAKFELAREFGATDFVNPKDHDNPIQQVIIEMTGWGVDHSFECIGNVNVMRAALECAHRGWGQSVVIGVAGAGQEISTRPFQLVTGRKWMGTAFGGVKGRTQLPGMVEDAMRGDIDLAPFVTHTMPLEEINSAFDLMHEGKSIRSVIKY is encoded by the coding sequence ATGAAGTCACGCGCCGCAGTCGCATTCGCTCCGGGAAAGCCACTCGAAATTGTCGAAATCGACGTCGCGCCTCCGAAGAAGGGCGAGGTCCTCGTCAAGATCACCGATACCGGAGTCTGTCACACGGATGCCTTCACGCTCTCAGGGGAAGATCCCGAGGGGCTTTTCCCGGTGGTTCTGGGCCATGAGGGAGCCGGTGTCGTGGTCGAGGTGGGCGAGGGTGTGACCTCGGTGAAGCCCGGCGACCATGTCATTCCGCTCTACACCGCCGAATGCGGCGAATGCGAATTCTGCACCTCAGGCAAGACCAATTTGTGCATCTCGGTGCGCGCTACGCAGGGCAAGGGCGTGATGCCCGACGGCACCTCTCGCTTCTCCTATCAGGGCCAGCCGCTCTATCACTATATGGGCTGCTCTACCTTCTCCGAATATACGGTGGTCGCAGAAGTCTCGCTCGCCAAGATCAATCCGGAAGCCAATCACGAGCATGTCTGCCTGCTTGGCTGCGGCGTGACGACCGGCATCGGTGCGGTTCACAATACCGCGAAGGTGCAGGAAGGCGATTCCGTGGCCGTGTTCGGTCTGGGCGGTATCGGTCTTGCCGTTATCCAGGGCGCACGTCAGGCCAAGGCCGGGCGCATCATCGCTGTCGACACCAATCCCGCCAAATTCGAACTGGCGCGGGAATTCGGCGCGACCGATTTCGTCAATCCGAAGGATCACGACAACCCGATCCAGCAGGTTATCATCGAGATGACGGGTTGGGGCGTCGATCATTCCTTCGAATGCATCGGCAATGTCAATGTAATGCGGGCCGCGCTCGAATGCGCCCATCGCGGATGGGGTCAGTCGGTCGTGATCGGCGTTGCCGGTGCGGGGCAGGAGATCTCCACGCGTCCGTTCCAGCTTGTGACCGGACGCAAATGGATGGGCACTGCCTTTGGCGGCGTGAAGGGGCGTACGCAGTTGCCCGGAATGGTGGAAGACGCAATGCGCGGCGACATCGATCTGGCACCTTTCGTCACCCACACCATGCCACTGGAGGAGATCAACAGCGCCTTCGATCTCATGCATGAAGGCAAGTCGATCCGTTCGGTCATCAAATACTGA
- a CDS encoding M20 aminoacylase family protein — MNKSDLEQDLEFLVALRRDLHAHPELGFEEERTSAIVAQHLEEAGLNVHRGLGGTGVVGTLTVGNGPRSIGLRADMDALAMPETADRPYKSTVPGKMHACGHDGHTTLLLGAARLLAKRRSFNGTVHFIFQPAEEGRGGAKRMVEDGLFELFPCDAVYGLHNMPGLAIDEMAVVEGPQLASSDSWKVRLTGVGTHGAKPHLGRDPITAAGQFISSLQSIVGRVVDPLQPAVVSACSVQAGDPKALNVIPDFIDIAGTARAYTPEVRDQLEEEIGRLAHGVADMFGIRADYEFIRRIPPVVNEADTTRRALCAAQTVCGDKVRTSFPPSTAGDDFAYFAGEVPGCYVWLGNGPAIDGALHHNTGYDFNDNAIPTGVNFWTTLVEQELAA, encoded by the coding sequence ATGAATAAGTCTGATCTTGAACAGGATCTGGAATTTCTGGTTGCGCTTCGCCGTGATCTTCACGCTCATCCCGAACTCGGATTCGAGGAAGAGCGCACAAGCGCCATTGTCGCACAGCATCTGGAAGAGGCCGGCCTGAACGTACATCGCGGGCTGGGCGGCACGGGCGTCGTCGGCACGCTGACAGTTGGCAATGGCCCGCGCTCAATCGGCCTGCGCGCCGACATGGATGCGCTCGCCATGCCCGAGACCGCCGACCGTCCCTACAAGTCCACCGTACCCGGCAAGATGCATGCCTGCGGACATGACGGGCACACGACCTTGCTGCTCGGTGCAGCACGCCTGCTTGCCAAACGCCGCAGCTTCAACGGCACGGTGCATTTCATCTTCCAGCCCGCGGAAGAGGGCCGGGGCGGCGCGAAGCGCATGGTCGAAGACGGTCTGTTTGAGCTTTTTCCCTGCGATGCGGTCTATGGACTGCACAACATGCCGGGGCTTGCGATCGACGAGATGGCGGTGGTCGAAGGCCCGCAGCTTGCCTCCTCCGACAGCTGGAAAGTGCGGCTGACGGGTGTCGGCACCCATGGTGCAAAGCCGCATCTGGGCCGCGATCCCATCACGGCGGCCGGCCAGTTCATCTCCAGCCTTCAGTCGATCGTCGGACGCGTGGTCGACCCGCTGCAGCCCGCCGTCGTCAGCGCCTGTTCGGTGCAGGCAGGCGACCCGAAGGCGCTGAACGTCATTCCCGATTTCATCGACATTGCAGGCACGGCGCGCGCCTATACGCCCGAAGTGCGCGACCAGCTTGAAGAAGAGATCGGCCGCCTGGCCCACGGCGTGGCGGACATGTTCGGCATCAGGGCGGATTACGAATTCATTCGCCGCATCCCGCCGGTGGTCAATGAGGCCGACACGACCAGGCGCGCCCTTTGCGCGGCTCAGACGGTCTGCGGTGACAAGGTGCGCACCAGCTTCCCGCCTTCAACGGCGGGTGACGATTTCGCCTATTTCGCAGGCGAGGTACCGGGCTGTTATGTCTGGCTCGGCAACGGTCCTGCCATTGACGGCGCATTGCACCACAATACTGGCTACGACTTCAACGACAACGCCATCCCCACCGGCGTGAATTTCTGGACCACGCTGGTGGAGCAGGAACTGGCCGCCTGA
- a CDS encoding phosphoribosyltransferase, translating to MMQSDLEARPQDFWQELHAPGRFRTAPEEGHRVAYPAVLPDGRQLLLPIRVRDEGRNALASLILNQASFEVVDALAEALAEKVKTYEPDVVVGLPTLGLTLAASLARALGHSRYVPLGTSRKFWYDESRSVPMRSVTSPDQQKRLYVDPRMMPLIEGRRVLLVDDVISSGTSIVAGLRLMKLCGIKPVAIAAAMLQTERWKPMLEKEETGATDKVVGVFKTPLLRPNGTGGWVEEAA from the coding sequence ATGATGCAGAGTGATCTTGAGGCCCGTCCACAGGACTTTTGGCAGGAACTACACGCGCCGGGCCGGTTCAGGACAGCACCCGAAGAGGGGCACCGCGTGGCATATCCGGCCGTTCTGCCGGATGGCCGACAACTCCTTCTGCCCATCCGCGTGCGCGATGAAGGCCGCAATGCGCTCGCCTCGCTCATCCTTAACCAGGCGAGCTTCGAAGTGGTGGATGCCCTTGCCGAAGCGCTTGCCGAAAAGGTCAAGACATATGAGCCGGATGTGGTGGTGGGTCTGCCAACCCTCGGCCTGACACTTGCTGCAAGCCTCGCGCGTGCGCTCGGTCACAGCCGTTACGTCCCCCTCGGGACTTCGCGCAAGTTCTGGTATGACGAGAGCCGTTCGGTGCCCATGCGCTCGGTCACGAGCCCCGACCAGCAGAAGCGCCTTTATGTCGATCCGCGCATGATGCCGCTGATCGAAGGCCGCCGCGTGCTGCTCGTCGATGACGTCATCAGCTCCGGCACATCTATCGTCGCCGGTCTGCGCCTGATGAAACTCTGCGGCATCAAACCCGTCGCCATCGCTGCCGCCATGCTGCAGACGGAACGCTGGAAGCCGATGCTTGAGAAAGAAGAGACGGGCGCGACGGACAAGGTTGTCGGCGTGTTCAAGACGCCGCTGCTGCGCCCCAACGGGACAGGGGGCTGGGTCGAAGAGGCCGCATAG
- the fghA gene encoding S-formylglutathione hydrolase, producing the protein MKQIESHRISGGNQGVWRHQSNLLGCEMNVAVFVPEHEEGARLPVIYWLSGLTCSEQNFITKAGAQRYAAEHGVILVAPDTSPRGEDVADDPAYDLGLGAGFYLNATQAPWAKHFRMYDYVLEELPALIEAHFPASYRRSIMGHSMGGHGALIMALKNPGRFAAVSAFSPIVAPSQVPWGRKAFSTYLGEDEAEWRDWDATALLSKAQERLPILIDQGEADDFLEPQLKPWVFAEEADRLGHPLTLRRHQGYDHSYYFIASFIGEHVAWHAKALMA; encoded by the coding sequence ATGAAACAGATTGAGAGCCACAGGATTTCAGGCGGCAATCAGGGCGTCTGGCGCCATCAGTCGAACCTTCTTGGCTGCGAAATGAATGTCGCCGTTTTCGTGCCGGAGCATGAGGAAGGGGCCAGGCTGCCGGTCATCTACTGGCTTTCCGGTCTGACCTGCAGCGAGCAGAACTTCATCACCAAAGCCGGCGCGCAGCGCTATGCGGCTGAACATGGCGTCATCCTAGTTGCGCCCGACACGAGCCCGCGTGGCGAGGATGTTGCCGATGATCCAGCCTATGATCTGGGGCTGGGCGCAGGCTTCTACCTCAACGCCACCCAGGCGCCATGGGCGAAACATTTTCGCATGTATGACTATGTGCTCGAGGAACTGCCCGCACTTATCGAGGCGCATTTTCCTGCAAGTTACAGGCGTTCGATCATGGGCCATTCCATGGGCGGACACGGTGCATTGATCATGGCACTGAAAAATCCAGGCCGCTTTGCAGCCGTATCGGCTTTCTCGCCAATCGTTGCACCTTCGCAGGTGCCCTGGGGCCGGAAGGCATTCTCCACCTATCTGGGAGAAGACGAGGCGGAATGGCGCGACTGGGATGCAACCGCTCTCCTGTCAAAGGCGCAGGAGCGTCTGCCTATCCTGATTGACCAAGGCGAAGCGGACGACTTTCTGGAGCCGCAACTGAAACCTTGGGTCTTCGCGGAAGAAGCAGACCGCCTCGGCCACCCGCTCACCCTGCGCCGACATCAAGGCTACGACCACAGCTACTACTTCATCGCGAGTTTCATCGGTGAGCATGTCGCCTGGCATGCAAAAGCCCTGATGGCGTGA